From the Brienomyrus brachyistius isolate T26 chromosome 23, BBRACH_0.4, whole genome shotgun sequence genome, the window GATTTGGATGACTTAGAGATGTGATTTCAGAAAATATGTGATGTTCATTGATTGACTGACAGATTTATACCTCAAATATGGGTATAATTAGTGTTTAGTaggctataattattatttcaaattttatatGAAAATACAGCAACCATGGCCCCCCTGGCAACCCCTTAGATCTGTCTCTGGTTATGGGCGGTAGCCCAGAGTAAGCAATCTAACACAGAGAGCTTACAGGGAACATTGATCAAAAGGAGTGCATTGGATGTCTGGAGTAATTACCCATGTACCTCTCTTCCTTTGCAGAAATACACACTCTTGAATACATCTACACTGCCCTGTCAAAGCCTGTAGGTGCTCCTGGTGTGTATGACTTCACTGCCATGGGGATTCTGGATAACGAGCAGATTGACTACTACAACAGCAAGGACAAGAGCAAGATTCCCAGGCAGACGTGGATGTCTGAGAGACTGGATGGTAATTACTGGGATAAAGGCACTTCATCTCGCAGGAGCAAGGAGCAGTGGTTCAAAGTCAATGTTGAGATTTTGATGAACCGAATGAATGACAGCAGGGGGGGTAAGTGAGCCGTGTTACTATATCAAAGCCGGGACTGTCTACTCTTTGTGGCACATTGAGAAAGCTTGCACACTGCTAAGCTGGATAGATTATGCAGTGCATGCTGTGACCTGTGTCGTTCTCATTGTCTCCCTCAGGTCTCCATGTCCTGCAGTGGAGACATGGCTGTCAGGGGGAACCTCAGCCTGATGGCACACTGGCTTTTCGCAAAGGTTTTGATCAGTATAGCTATGATGGTGGGGACTTCCTCTCCTTTGATCCAAGAAATTTGCAGTGGGTGGCCCCAGTTTCTCAAGCTGTGCCCACCAAAAACAAATGGGACCACTCACAAACCCTCAACCAGTACACAGAGGGGTACCTGAAGAGGGAGTGCATGGACTGGCTGAACAAATTCATGGCCTATGAAGAAAAGGACTTGAAAGTTCAATGTTAGTAACACTGGCTTTTATCTCTTCacatatttatagtcaatgagTTATAATGATATAGTATTTTGTACAGAGAAGTTGGTAAACAacattaattgtttttttttttgcctaattAGAATTTAAACAGCAAAATTGCTATGCACATCTGCATACactaatatttaaatacataGTTTTGTTTTCTGTAACATGATTCAGATTCCATGATTTAATCTAAAGGTTCTGACAGACTGTCATGCTTTAATCTTCTCTTTTAGCACCTCCCGAGGTTTTTACTCGTGCTAAAACAGCTAAAACCCCCGGCAAACTGATTCTTCACTGCCTGGCCACTGGATTGTACCCCAGGGATGTGGAAGTCGACATCTACAGGAATGATGACAGCATGACTGAAGCTGAAGGGGTGACTTCCACAGGCATCAGACCCAGTGAATTCAGTGCTGACGGGTCGATGGCAAAGACGTACCAGCTGAAGAAGTCGATTGAGATACTCAAGTCTGACTTGGATCTATATAGTTGTAGAGTCATGCGCAGGACCTTGGATAATCCAATTGTTGCTATATGGGGTACtgctgatttttaaaaattcttcCAATCTGATTTCAGAACTGCATAATGCAATCTAGAGCTTTTTAATTAGGAAACAAACAGTAAATACCAAGCCCTTCTCAGGGGCCTCATTTAGGCAAATTCAGGTTACTCTTGTTACGACCTCAGGTCGTAAGTATATATAAGTATACTTATCGATTTTcatgatgtttttgttttgaataaaacaatATTGGTACCTTACACATACATTAATTGGACAACATGTAaagtttcagttttatttgccaGATGTAAGTTATCACAGGGTCAACATCACAGTGAAATATGTTGGATGAGAGGATATGCAGGAAAACAGGTCTCTCGGCattgattaaataaaattaagaattaaaaattaaaaagccaTAAATAGGGgaatgtctgtgtatgtataaGTGGAGTGGGGGGAGCTAATGCAGGCATTAGTCTTGCACATTGAGAAAGTGACATATTATCAATAATTGCGCATTGATGAATAATTGTACATGATACCAGGACATTTTTGAGTAGTTTTAAGTGTTGGAATCGATGGCCTGGTGGTAAAAAATGTCCTTGAGTCTGGTGTTCTGAGCAGCCAAGCTACTGTATCACCTTCCGGAAGGTAACAAAATGAACAGCTGGCGTGCCGAGTGGCTGTGGtctctgatgatgatgatttttaaataattagctTTTATTGGAAGTTTAATATGCATGAAACTCTTTGTTTACAGAGCCTGAATCTGACCAGGGAATTATAATTGCCATTGCTGTGTCCTTGGTGTTACTCATCGTCTGCATTGTGGCCATTGTTGCTGTGTTCCTGGTTCTAAGACGTAAAAAGGATGGTAAGTTATGGAAAGAGatttaatttcacaaactgtTTAAACTTGTCTGTTTTGCTTTTAATAACCATTGTTCCTgtgctttaaatattttttttcaactTACTTTCACTGTCTTTTCTGACTTCTCCCATTTATAATTATTGTGTTTATAATATTTTGCTTTATTTCTTAATTTAATCTTTTTTGTCTAGACTTCCCTGTGTTCAAAAAGTAAACAGTTGTATTATTGGACAGTATTGCACTGTGGGCCTTAAGCTCTATGCATGTAATGTGGTTTAATCAGTCACATCTTACGTTTGCATTACACTTAAGAATCAAGTTCTGTTAGTTACAGATGAACAGCGCAATGTCCAGCAGTGGTTAGTCTCTTAATTTCCCTTATGGCTAAAGCATATAATAAAAAGTGTTATGAATTTatgtaaatgttacattttacacTTCAGTTTGTTTATTCACATATTTATTTACAGTAAAATGAAATGGTGTTGAGATTTGTAAATATATTGAACATATTAGTTTTACAACTAAAATAGGTTTTGGACCAAAGGTTAATCTCCAGGTCATGAAATTTTATCAGTCCTGGGCTGAGATATATTCTAATGAAAGAAACCTGAAAGTGGCAGTTGGAGTTAATGGTGCGATAAAATGTTCCGACCTTCACAACGTCGTCTGTACTAGTTTTAGTAACGCTCTCTTATGGTAACAAGTAGTTCGTAATTTTTGTTCCTTCCTTATAAGGAATTGTTTTCCTGCCACTGGAAATGCTTTCTACATCATATTAAATAGTAGATGTATTTATGTTGGAAAAATAGCTTGTGAACCACTATCCATCAGATCAGTTACAAATACTAAGGCTCATGTGTGGATATTGTAGATTTAATTCCCCGCTTGGCTAAAACGGTCACAGCAGCACATGGTGCAGACAAGGAAGTGGGGGTGAAGATCCACGGGTGGCTCTAAGACAGAATAGGTTCATTAGCTGGTAATGCAGGTCAGAACAGGGGAGGAACAGAGAGGGGCAGGGTGTGATGGGCGCCCAACCTGACAAAAACACCTAAAAAGGCTTAAATACAGCATTCTATAATTCATATGAAATTTTATCCACCTTGAGGTGAGATGAATTGTAATGAAGGCATCCAGAAAGTAGCTGTCAGAAATACTCCTGATATTAATTCATTACTTAGCTGCCTGTTTATGTCAAGTTTAAAAAGCAAACCAAACTCATTACAGGCACTGAGTTCTGTACCTCTGTCTGATCTATCCAGTGCCCTCAAGTGGAAGCTCCACCTCTACGGACACAGAGATGGAAGCACAGCCACTGGAAAATGGTACCGATTTCCTTACACATCACTGACCGTATCTATAGAGCCCTGCCTTTGTCAtgcttataatgctttatgacagTGACACTCAAGTCATTAATTAGTTATCAGCTTAAGTCATTCATAAAAGCAAATGAAGCCCTTTACTCCATGCTGGCCGAACCCAAGGGGAGCCCTAGGCCAGCTTCGGCCCCCCCACCCAGGAAAGCCCCTTATGACTTTGTCTCAGACTTAAGCTGTACGATTGGGTTGATTGGCGCTGTTTTAGTCAGACCTATAACTCTGTGTCTGCTCTGTCCAGGGAAGCCCAATGGGACCTGCAGTCCTGAGGCAGAAAGACTGATGCACCCAAATGGTACCGATTTCCTTacaccttactgtatgttacgtTAATACAAAAACTTCATTATATCTGATATAGAACTAACATTaagcatttgttttgttttattttttaatgaataaatgtacacacacacacacacacacacatatatatatatatatatatatatatataatatacactgaAAAGTCAAAGTAAATTATAGGCACCAACACAAGTGCTTTCACCACATTTCACCAACCACACAGAGGAGAGGAATACCAGTTCAAAGGATTCTAAAGCAGTCATGCTTATAACGGTTTATGCTGATAATGTCTCATGTCTCATGTCTGCTTAAATCATGTCTAAAATGCAAACCAAACACTGTACCAGCAGTATATTCTATAACCCATTCTTGTTGGTTCTCAGAAACATCCAAAGGAAGCTCCCCTCAGGGCAGCATTGATTCAGGGCGCTTTTCCAGGCAACCAGGTACTACAAATTCCCTTTTTTCATTGATCAGTATCAAAAGTACCAAACCAGCTGGAGGACTTAACTTTTCACAAACCCATCTGGGAATGATTTAACCAGCAAGATGAAAATGGttatgattggctcagacagtgAATGCAACGCTCATGCGAAAGCAGCGGCAGTAAACAATAAACTGATTTTCAGAATTCATACtacataatcttgaaaaggaacaatcattaaaattgctaaATTTGCTCATTTTTGTTCCATATGACACAGCTAAAAACGTTTTAGCAAAATTTAATGCTGTAATGTCTGGACAgtatgaaaaagcctgatctcagCCCAGCTGACTACTGTGGTCCTTGCGATGTGAGGAttgtatgtgcataacatgcgatgttggtattaatatcacaAATCATAATAGTTGTAATAATGTCATTCAGCACCAGTTTGTACGCCAGTAGAAAACCATCACAAGATGTACTGTATCTTTGGTACTTTTTTGCACCACCATAAGTACAGTGCATAGtgcagtggaaaattactgaatgCAGCTAATGGTTTTCTTTCTATCACTGACGACGTTtaaacagagcccccccccctttgtcatGCTTATAACGCTTTATGACAGTTATACTCATGACATTAATTAGTTACCTGCTTCAGCTATGTCTAAAAAGCGAAGCAAACCTTTTGCCACCAGTATGTTCTGTATCTCAGTTGTTGTCGGCTGTTTTCAGGGGACTCCCCTCTTGACAGCAGTGATTCAAGTACCCAGTCCCTGAATGAAGGTAATGCTTTTCTTCTCCATCACTGATCTATAGAGACCCACGCTTGTCATGTTTCTAACATTAAAAAAGAGTAAAACCCACCAAACAGATGCAAGTTCCATTAAAGTGGCGCTTAGTCAAGTAGCTCCATGCTGATGTATTTAAtgctcatatcttaaccgtcaTTGCAGGCCACGAGGAAGTGTAATGTGCTGTGATTTCCTGCTGGGGTGAGTTCCTGTTTACACATCTCCCTAAGCTTTCTATTATTGTCACTCTGAACTGTAAAAGGCAAACTTTTTTGGATTGTCGTAATATTTTATATGCTAGCTTTGTTCCAAAGCTGCCAAATTTAATTGCtaatattttgcatatttttgtctctctctctctctctctcccacagtGCCACTGTGGATGATTTGTTCTCCAAAACATCTTTTCATGTTGGTCTATTTTTTCCCATCTTGTTATTTTCAGTCagatttgatgttaaccaatgAGAAATGTGAATGTAATAAACATATCACCACTGGAATGATTGTGAAGACTTTAAAATCATTTTGTTTATCCCATATTTGTACATtttcttttgggattttctgaaaCTTGAAATCATCTGAGCCtttttatgtaatatattcaATATATAGTAATTATAGAGAATTACTGATTGGTTGTTTGTCCAAGTAACCTTTTAGAAGTAAACAAAATATGCTTAGCAATACtaagtatatattttttattaaatgagTACCTTGCACATT encodes:
- the LOC125719270 gene encoding class I histocompatibility antigen, F10 alpha chain-like, which translates into the protein MDFGVVFLIFTCFSIVGSEIHTLEYIYTALSKPVGAPGVYDFTAMGILDNEQIDYYNSKDKSKIPRQTWMSERLDGNYWDKGTSSRRSKEQWFKVNVEILMNRMNDSRGGLHVLQWRHGCQGEPQPDGTLAFRKGFDQYSYDGGDFLSFDPRNLQWVAPVSQAVPTKNKWDHSQTLNQYTEGYLKRECMDWLNKFMAYEEKDLKVQSPPEVFTRAKTAKTPGKLILHCLATGLYPRDVEVDIYRNDDSMTEAEGVTSTGIRPSEFSADGSMAKTYQLKKSIEILKSDLDLYSCRVMRRTLDNPIVAIWEPESDQGIIIAIAVSLVLLIVCIVAIVAVFLVLRRKKDVPSSGSSTSTDTEMEAQPLENGKPNGTCSPEAERLMHPNETSKGSSPQGSIDSGRFSRQPGDSPLDSSDSSTQSLNEGHEEV